The Cohnella abietis genome has a segment encoding these proteins:
- a CDS encoding sensor histidine kinase — MKLFIREHIPLIILHIVQMFLVLLIYWLDGYQNMLTALYSVFIGLVLLTGYLIYRYISHKSLYSKLTAPLETLDDSIQGGGSTPLSSAFDELLQAQYGHYRQLLTIREKTRNDHLAFMNQWVHQMKTPLSVIRLMMEEADDERSASILEETARMEKGLETVLYAARLETFERDFQVESVSLRGIVENVIHENKRLFIGNKVYPELLVESGLTIESDAKWLSFMIGQVVTNAIKYSADSNQKIIFTSYVRGKEAILEIRDHGIGIPLADRKRVFQPFYTGDNGRQYRESTGMGLYFAQEISNRLGHRIELDSEVGVGTSVKIIFASYLTKT, encoded by the coding sequence ATGAAGCTTTTTATACGCGAGCATATTCCACTCATCATTTTACATATCGTTCAGATGTTCCTTGTCCTCCTTATTTATTGGCTAGACGGCTATCAGAATATGCTTACGGCTCTTTATTCTGTATTTATTGGTCTTGTATTGCTCACTGGATATTTGATCTACCGATATATAAGTCACAAATCACTATATAGTAAGCTAACCGCCCCTCTAGAAACATTGGATGATTCCATTCAGGGTGGCGGTTCTACTCCGTTGTCATCTGCATTCGACGAGCTCCTTCAAGCCCAATACGGACATTATAGGCAGCTGCTAACGATAAGAGAAAAGACCCGCAATGACCATCTCGCCTTCATGAATCAGTGGGTTCACCAGATGAAGACACCCTTATCTGTCATCCGTCTCATGATGGAGGAGGCTGATGACGAGCGTTCCGCGAGCATTCTTGAGGAAACAGCTCGAATGGAGAAGGGACTAGAAACCGTACTATACGCAGCTCGCTTAGAAACGTTCGAGCGTGATTTTCAGGTCGAGTCTGTCTCGCTTAGAGGCATTGTTGAAAATGTTATTCATGAAAATAAACGCCTCTTTATAGGGAATAAAGTGTATCCAGAGCTGCTGGTAGAGTCAGGATTAACCATCGAGAGCGATGCCAAGTGGCTTTCCTTTATGATTGGACAAGTCGTCACCAACGCAATTAAGTACTCTGCGGATTCCAATCAGAAGATCATCTTTACTTCCTATGTAAGGGGGAAAGAAGCGATTCTGGAAATCCGTGATCATGGTATCGGAATTCCTCTAGCAGATCGGAAACGTGTGTTTCAACCGTTCTATACGGGAGATAATGGTCGCCAATACAGGGAATCGACCGGTATGGGGCTGTATTTTGCTCAAGAAATTAGTAACCGTCTCGGTCATCGAATTGAGCTGGATTCGGAAGTCGGCGTAGGCACCTCTGTAAAAATCATATTTGCATCCTACCTTACAAAGACGTAA